A single window of Dermochelys coriacea isolate rDerCor1 chromosome 2, rDerCor1.pri.v4, whole genome shotgun sequence DNA harbors:
- the SLC25A32 gene encoding mitochondrial folate transporter/carrier: MSAASGARGPVCAVESPPAPPLRPLFRHVRYESLVAGLSGGVVSTLVLHPLDLVKIRFAVSDGLELRPKYNGILHCLTTVWKHEGLRGLYKGVTPNMWGAGASWGLYFFFYNAIKAYKEERKLEGLGATEHLVSAAEAGVMTLCITNPIWVTKTRLVLQYDAGIDSSKRQYKGMFDALIKIYKLEGIRGLYKVI, translated from the exons ATGAGTGCGGCTTCGGGCGCGCGGGGGCCGGTGTGCGCGGTGGAGTCCCCGCCGGCCCCGCCCTTGCGGCCCCTGTTCAGACACGTGCGGTACGAGAGCCTCGTGGCCGGTCTGAGCGGCGGGGTCGTCTCCACCCTGGTGCTGCATCCGCTGGACCTAGTGAAGATCCGCTTCGCAG TGAGTGACGGGTTGGAATTGAGACCAAAATACAATGGGATTCTACACTGTTTGACCACTGTCTGGAAGCATGAAGGACTACGTGGCCTGTACAAAGGGGTAACTCCAAACATGTGGGGTGCAGGTGCCTCCTGGGGACTCTACTTTTTCTT CTATAATGCCATCAAAGCCTACAAGGAGGAAAGAAAGCTGGAAGGTCTTGGTGCAACCGAACACCTAGTGTCAGCTGCTGAGGCCG GAGTCATGACCCTCTGTATCACAAACCCAATATGGGTAACGAAGACGCGGCTTGTGTTACAATATGATGCTGGCATTGATTCATCAAAGCGCCAGTACAAAGGAATGTTTGATGCTCTTATAAAGATATACAAGCTGGAGGGTATACGTGGCTTATACAAGGTAATATAA